From a single Fulvivirga ulvae genomic region:
- a CDS encoding YciI family protein has product MNTKNIFVVVLEFSENKSLATQYMEGHMEWLEKGFSSNIFFLSGSIMPNRGGSILARNITLAELQGIVDADPFVRENIVTAEILEIVPTKIHEDLSF; this is encoded by the coding sequence ATGAATACAAAAAATATATTTGTAGTAGTTCTTGAATTTTCAGAAAATAAAAGCCTTGCTACCCAATATATGGAAGGACATATGGAATGGTTAGAAAAAGGATTTAGCAGCAATATTTTCTTTTTGTCAGGAAGCATCATGCCCAACCGTGGAGGAAGTATACTGGCAAGAAATATAACTTTAGCAGAACTACAGGGTATAGTGGACGCTGATCCATTTGTGAGGGAAAATATAGTAACAGCGGAAATTTTAGAAATTGTTCCAACAAAAATTCATGAAGATCTTTCATTTTAG
- a CDS encoding helix-turn-helix domain-containing protein, with protein MDDFLIGIGKRIRNIRKEQKITISSLASNANVSNGLISRIENGRTIPSLPVLLEIIKALGINASAFFEGVEHKTGAKFIHIKKEQQQFIEKEVDAKGFTYYQIFGRSLNAVGFEAVILTMSPGSNREKVTTDAWEFKYVLKGECEYLIDNEEVLVKEGDSLYFNGRYPHVPVNRSAEDCIMLVLYFFSENSDS; from the coding sequence ATGGATGATTTTTTAATTGGTATTGGAAAGCGCATTCGTAACATTCGTAAAGAACAAAAAATCACCATTAGTTCCCTGGCTTCTAATGCCAATGTGAGCAATGGGCTTATCTCGCGAATTGAAAACGGGAGGACGATCCCGTCTTTGCCTGTTCTGCTAGAAATTATTAAAGCATTGGGTATTAATGCCAGCGCTTTCTTTGAAGGAGTGGAACACAAGACAGGAGCCAAGTTCATTCATATAAAGAAGGAGCAACAGCAGTTTATAGAAAAAGAAGTTGATGCTAAAGGCTTTACTTACTATCAAATATTTGGTAGAAGTTTGAATGCTGTTGGTTTTGAGGCTGTTATACTCACAATGTCACCTGGCTCTAACAGAGAAAAAGTAACTACAGATGCATGGGAGTTTAAATATGTGCTGAAAGGGGAATGTGAGTATCTAATAGATAATGAGGAAGTATTGGTGAAGGAGGGCGATTCGCTATATTTCAATGGAAGATACCCTCACGTGCCAGTCAACCGATCGGCTGAAGACTGTATTATGCTGGTTTTATACTTCTTCTCTGAAAATTCTGATTCCTGA
- a CDS encoding DUF5690 family protein yields the protein MKLPGKNTRFILQASIAAFGTYFCMYAFRKPFTVASFDGITYLGIDYKILLVIAQVIGYTISKFLGIRIISELKRTSRMKYLLTFILLAELSLLGFASVPAPYNIIFLLLNGLPLGMVWGIVFSYIEGRKSTELLGVILCTSFIVSSGVVKSVGKWLIDDFTVSEFWMPSLTGLIFILPLILFAFALEKLPPPTTEDIFEKSERLPLNHKERALLFKDLFLPITLIIIFYTALTAIRDFRDNFAREIWDALGFEDSASVYSISEIPIAIIVLIILGLVGTVKANKTAFKYYNYILVAGCSCMVLSTVLFQLHILPAVGWMILSGFGMYICYVPFNGLYFDRLIATFKIKGNVGYLIYMVDAFGYLGSMLILLYKNFGHQHLSWLNFFIHAVNLVGVSGIVFTLMSFLFFRSRERITEKTKNLIYEH from the coding sequence ATGAAACTACCGGGGAAAAATACCAGATTCATCTTGCAGGCCTCCATAGCAGCTTTCGGAACATACTTCTGCATGTATGCCTTCCGCAAGCCGTTTACCGTAGCCTCGTTTGATGGGATCACTTATCTGGGTATTGACTATAAGATCCTGTTGGTGATAGCCCAGGTCATTGGATATACAATTTCAAAATTCCTGGGCATCAGGATCATCTCTGAGCTAAAGCGAACAAGCCGAATGAAGTACTTGTTGACTTTTATTCTGCTAGCCGAACTTTCCTTACTGGGATTTGCCTCTGTACCGGCACCTTACAATATTATTTTTCTTTTGCTTAACGGGCTTCCTTTGGGAATGGTCTGGGGTATTGTGTTCTCCTATATCGAGGGCAGAAAATCGACGGAACTCCTTGGTGTAATTTTATGTACCAGCTTTATTGTTTCATCGGGGGTGGTGAAGTCGGTCGGGAAATGGCTCATTGATGATTTCACGGTCAGTGAATTCTGGATGCCATCGCTTACTGGCCTGATATTTATTCTTCCCCTGATCTTGTTTGCATTTGCCCTGGAAAAGCTGCCACCTCCTACTACTGAGGACATTTTTGAAAAGTCGGAAAGGCTACCATTAAACCACAAAGAAAGAGCACTCCTATTCAAAGACCTTTTCTTGCCCATTACGCTGATTATCATATTCTACACTGCCTTAACAGCCATAAGAGATTTCAGGGATAATTTTGCCAGGGAGATATGGGATGCCTTGGGGTTTGAAGATAGCGCTTCTGTTTACTCTATTTCCGAAATCCCCATTGCCATAATTGTTTTGATTATACTGGGGTTAGTAGGAACAGTTAAAGCCAATAAGACGGCCTTTAAATACTACAATTACATACTAGTCGCCGGATGTTCCTGCATGGTGCTGTCTACGGTGCTTTTTCAACTACATATACTGCCTGCCGTAGGCTGGATGATTTTATCCGGCTTTGGGATGTATATCTGCTATGTACCGTTTAACGGACTTTATTTCGACAGGCTGATCGCTACTTTTAAAATCAAAGGAAATGTAGGCTACCTGATCTATATGGTTGATGCATTTGGGTATCTGGGAAGTATGTTGATACTGCTGTACAAAAACTTTGGGCATCAGCACCTGTCGTGGCTTAACTTTTTTATTCATGCAGTTAACCTGGTAGGAGTCTCAGGAATAGTATTCACCCTTATGTCATTTTTATTCTTTCGCAGCCGGGAAAGAATTACTGAAAAAACTAAGAATCTGATTTATGAACATTAA